In Ptychodera flava strain L36383 chromosome 21, AS_Pfla_20210202, whole genome shotgun sequence, a genomic segment contains:
- the LOC139121630 gene encoding tumor necrosis factor alpha-induced protein 8-like, whose amino-acid sequence MAEAGAGFDSKGIGLRAQKKILGKMASKRMAKVFIDDLTGELLDHIYRITKEYTGNKKEAEKLMRDIIKIVIKIGILYRNDQFNQDELILAERFRKKFRSTIMSIISFYEVDYSFDRNYLVRSLNECRGMLQTLIDRHLTDKSHGRVSHVFNFFSDEEFLDTVFESDSKLRLHLVRIIDVLNRMIDEGSI is encoded by the coding sequence TGGCGGAGGCTGGAGCAGGCTTTGATTCAAAAGGCATCGGGCTGAGGGCCCAGAAGAAAATCTTGGGAAAGATGGCATCAAAGCGGATGGCCAAAGTTTTCATAGATGACCTGACAGGTGAACTCCTGGATCACATCTACAGAATAACCAAAGAATACACTGGAAACAAGAAAGAAGCGGAGAAACTCATGAGAGACATCATCAAGATTGTGATAAAAATCGGTATCCTCTACCGTAACGATCAGTTCAACCAAGATGAACTTATACTGGCCGAGAGATTCCGCAAGAAATTCCGGTCAACGATCATGTCCATCATCAGCTTCTATGAAGTGGATTACAGCTTTGATAGGAATTACCTTGTGAGGTCACTCAATGAATGTCGTGGAATGCTTCAGACGCTAATTGACAGACACCTTACGGACAAGTCGCATGGCAGGGTCAGCCATGTCTTTAACTTCTTCTCAGATGAGGAGTTCTTGGACACGGTGTTTGAATCAGACAGTAAACTGCGCTTGCATCTTGTGCGAATCATTGATGTACTTAACAGAATGATTGATGAGGGCAGTATTTAG